The Symphalangus syndactylus isolate Jambi chromosome 11, NHGRI_mSymSyn1-v2.1_pri, whole genome shotgun sequence genome contains a region encoding:
- the FBXO31 gene encoding F-box only protein 31 isoform X3, with translation MVFAKTCGSWRSQACLVGTSMRSVDGLFIIGWMYLPPHDPHVDDPMRFKPLFRIHLMERKAATVECMYGHKGPHHGHIQIVKKDEFSTKCNQTDHHRMSGGRQEEFRTWLREEWGRTLEDIFHEHMQELILMKFIYTSQYDNCLTYRRIYLPPSRPDDLIKPGLFKGTYGSHGLEIVMLSFHGRRARGTKITGDPNIPAGQQTVEIDLRHRIQLPDLENQRNFNELSRIVLEVRERVRQEQQEGGHEAGEGRGRQGPRESQPSPAQPRAEAPSKGPDGTPGEDGGEPGDAVAAAEQPAQCGQGQPFVLPVGVSSRNEDYPRTCRMCFYGTGLIAGHGFTSPERTPGVFILFDEDRFGFVWLELKSFSLYSRVQATFRNADAPSPQAFDEMLKNIQSLTS, from the exons GTGGACGGCTTGTTCATCATCGGGTGGATGTACCTGCCTCCCCATGACCCCCACGTCGATGACCCCATGAGATTCAAGCCTCTGTTCAGGATCCACCTGATGGAGAGGAAGGCTGCCACAGTGGAGTGCATGTACGGCCACAAGGGGCCCCACCATGGCCACATCCAG ATTGTGAAGAAGGATGAGTTCTCCACCAAGTGCAACCAGACGGACCACCATAGAATGTCCGGCGGGAGGCAGGAG GAGTTTCGGACGTGGCTGAGGGAGGAATGGGGGCGCACGCTGGAGGACATCTTCCACGAGCACATGCAGGAGCTCATCCTGATGAAGTTCATCTACACCAGTCAGTACGA CAACTGCCTGACCTACCGCCGCATCTACCTGCCGCCCAGCCGCCCCGACGACCTCATCAAGCCTGGCCTCTTCAAAGGTACCTATGGCAGCCATGGCCTGGAGATCGTGATGCTCAGCTTCCACGGCCGGCGTGCCAGGGGCACCAAGATCACA GGCGACCCCAACATCCCCGCCGGGCAGCAGACGGTGGAGATCGACCTGAGGCACCGGATCCAGCTGCCCGACCTCGAGAACCAGCGCAACTTCAACGAGCTCTCCCGCATCGTCCTGGAGGTGCGCGAGCGGGTGCGCCAGGAGCAGCAGGAAGGCGGGCACGAGGCGGGCGAGGGTCGCGGCCGGCAGGGGCCCCGGGAGTCCCAGCCAAGCCCCGCCCAACCCAGGGCAGAGGCGCCCAGCAAGGGCCCAGACGGGACACCTGGTGAGGATGGTGGCGAGCCTGGGGATGCCGTGGCTGCGGCGGAGCAGCCTGCCCAGTGTGGGCAGGGGCAGCCGTTCGTGCTGCCCGTGGGCGTGAGCTCCAGGAATGAGGACTACCCCCGAACCTGCAGGATGTG TTTTTATGGCACAGGCCTCATTGCGGGCCACGGCTTCACCAGCCCTGAACGCACCCCCGGGGTCTTCATCCTCTTCGATGAGGACCGCTTCGGGTTTGTCTGGCTGGAGCTGAAATCCTTCAGCCTGTACAGTCGGGTCCAGGCCACCTTCCGGAACGCAGATGCGCCGTCCCCGCAGGCCTTCGACGAGATGCTCAAGAACATTCAGTCCCTCACCTCCTGA